The following are encoded together in the Candidatus Woesebacteria bacterium genome:
- a CDS encoding metal ABC transporter ATP-binding protein: protein MTALQIDNLTVKYPGYAYHAVENVSFQVEENTINALIGPNGSGKSTVIKAILGLLEYEGTIQVFGKNVNEVYSNIGFVPQRFTFDPTFPITVGEFVAFSLMSLKKNVIKEKIKKTLERVDAYQLITQKLSSLSGGQLQRVLLARALINDPKLLILDEPEAGVDVGGEQTFYDLIESLVKKQKVTALIASHELDVVFTYASQVICLNKTLLCSGKPQEVLDRETFENLYGRDLKFYGHRHVNHNHKHI from the coding sequence ATGACAGCTCTCCAAATCGACAATCTAACAGTAAAATATCCCGGATACGCTTATCATGCGGTTGAAAACGTAAGTTTTCAAGTAGAGGAAAACACGATTAATGCTTTGATCGGACCTAACGGCTCCGGTAAATCAACCGTGATAAAAGCTATCCTTGGATTATTGGAATATGAGGGAACAATACAAGTTTTTGGTAAAAATGTTAATGAAGTTTACTCAAACATCGGTTTTGTACCGCAGAGATTTACTTTTGATCCAACATTTCCAATAACGGTTGGTGAATTTGTTGCCTTTTCTTTGATGTCTTTGAAGAAAAATGTAATTAAAGAAAAGATTAAAAAAACCCTAGAGCGTGTGGATGCCTACCAACTTATTACTCAAAAACTCTCGTCTTTATCGGGAGGCCAATTGCAGCGAGTATTATTGGCCAGGGCGTTAATTAACGACCCCAAGCTGCTTATTTTAGATGAACCCGAAGCAGGTGTGGATGTGGGCGGAGAGCAAACATTTTACGATCTTATCGAATCTTTGGTTAAAAAACAAAAAGTAACTGCACTTATCGCAAGCCATGAGTTGGATGTTGTATTTACGTACGCGAGTCAAGTAATTTGTTTAAACAAAACTTTACTTTGTTCGGGTAAGCCACAAGAAGTATTGGATCGAGAAACTTTTGAAAATCTGTACGGCCGCGATTTGAAATTTTACGGTCATAGACACGTCAACCATAATCACAAACACATATGA
- a CDS encoding metal ABC transporter permease → MIEQFTEFFTYPFVYRALLGGVLVAALTSWMGVLVILRQSSFFGDAIAHSSLMGVAVGLLLGINPIIAAAIYAVIVAFGLPYLKKHSDLPIDSLLGFILPFSMGVGVILLALLPGYQPELVSFLFGSILAISWNDVFIVLVIVLVSFITMLILKQKMVFASFDSEYAKITGIQVTKIDVIYNVLLAVTIVAGIRLVGIVLVNALLVIPASTVRLYAKSLNQMFVFTPIVSVLSTFLGIYLSFVFDVPTGPAIATVSGLIFLVAVVTHKL, encoded by the coding sequence ATGATCGAGCAATTTACAGAGTTTTTTACTTATCCATTTGTTTACCGAGCATTACTTGGTGGAGTATTGGTTGCTGCGCTAACCAGTTGGATGGGAGTACTTGTAATACTTAGACAATCGTCTTTTTTTGGCGACGCGATTGCTCATTCGTCGTTAATGGGTGTTGCGGTGGGACTTTTACTTGGTATTAACCCGATTATTGCAGCAGCAATTTATGCTGTCATTGTTGCATTTGGCCTACCTTATCTGAAAAAACATAGTGACTTACCGATCGACTCGCTTTTGGGTTTCATCCTTCCTTTTTCGATGGGGGTTGGGGTAATATTGCTCGCTCTTCTACCTGGCTATCAACCCGAATTGGTGAGTTTTCTTTTTGGAAGTATTTTAGCGATTTCATGGAATGATGTATTCATAGTTTTAGTCATTGTGTTGGTGTCATTTATTACCATGCTTATATTAAAACAAAAAATGGTCTTTGCTTCTTTTGATTCCGAGTACGCCAAGATAACGGGAATCCAAGTTACGAAAATTGATGTAATTTACAATGTTTTACTTGCAGTTACAATCGTTGCGGGTATTAGGCTTGTGGGGATTGTTTTAGTAAATGCACTGCTTGTTATCCCGGCAAGTACGGTTCGGTTGTACGCCAAATCTCTCAATCAAATGTTTGTTTTTACGCCTATCGTTTCCGTCTTGTCTACTTTTTTAGGAATATATTTGTCATTTGTTTTTGATGTGCCCACTGGTCCTGCAATTGCAACCGTGTCGGGATTAATATTTCTAGTAGCTGTTGTTACTCATAAGTTATGA
- a CDS encoding YibE/F family protein — translation MKVLQVFSFFFFLAVFIFSPGIKAQGYPGEEIYEGRIINVENETKTDPLGEDYLYQQLIVDITRGVKKGQSLEIVNDTISIEAARQYFKGDEIVIMHTVTVDNEDLYYITDYVRRGGLKTIFAVFVFMTILVGGIWGASSIVGMVFSFLIIFKFVLPFIISGHNAIVVSVIGSSMIIPVTFSLSHGFKTKTWIASIGTIISLVFTGILALVAVKITHLSGFGSEEASFVSYQLGDKINMQGLLLAGIIISSLGVLDDITISQASIVAELKSTNKKLKFAELFTRAMNVGRDHIASLVNTLVLVYAGASLPLLILFVNHTSTFSDVINIEMIVEEVVRTLVGSMGLILAVPITTLIAAYKYRNK, via the coding sequence ATGAAAGTATTGCAAGTATTCTCTTTCTTCTTTTTTCTTGCTGTGTTTATTTTCTCCCCAGGCATAAAAGCACAAGGATATCCTGGTGAGGAGATTTACGAGGGGAGAATTATAAATGTTGAAAACGAGACAAAAACTGATCCTTTGGGTGAAGATTATCTTTATCAACAGCTTATCGTAGATATAACCCGAGGAGTAAAAAAGGGACAGAGTTTAGAAATTGTTAACGACACCATATCGATTGAAGCCGCTAGGCAATACTTCAAAGGAGATGAAATTGTTATTATGCATACTGTAACCGTCGACAATGAAGATCTTTATTATATAACTGATTATGTAAGGCGAGGTGGGTTAAAAACGATCTTCGCGGTGTTTGTATTTATGACAATATTAGTGGGTGGGATATGGGGAGCTTCTTCTATCGTCGGAATGGTATTTTCTTTTTTAATTATTTTCAAATTTGTACTACCTTTTATAATTTCAGGCCATAACGCGATAGTTGTCTCAGTAATTGGTTCAAGTATGATAATACCGGTTACGTTTAGCTTGTCGCATGGATTCAAAACAAAAACCTGGATTGCCTCAATTGGAACTATAATATCCTTGGTATTTACAGGAATATTAGCCTTAGTAGCGGTAAAAATTACCCACTTGTCAGGATTCGGATCAGAAGAGGCTTCTTTTGTGAGTTATCAATTGGGTGATAAAATTAATATGCAAGGTTTGCTTCTTGCAGGAATAATTATCTCTTCACTGGGAGTTTTGGATGATATTACAATCTCGCAAGCAAGCATCGTGGCAGAATTAAAATCAACCAACAAAAAATTAAAGTTCGCGGAATTATTTACGCGTGCCATGAATGTCGGTCGCGATCATATTGCTTCACTTGTAAATACTCTGGTGCTTGTTTACGCGGGAGCATCGCTTCCATTACTAATCTTATTTGTAAATCACACATCAACATTTTCGGATGTAATTAATATTGAAATGATCGTGGAAGAAGTTGTGAGAACCTTGGTCGGAAGTATGGGGCTAATTCTAGCTGTACCTATCACAACCCTTATTGCTGCCTATAAGTATAGAAATAAGTAG
- a CDS encoding MFS transporter, whose protein sequence is MIKRNIPLSYLLAFSKTTWFWLGIWIFYYLNFTNYAGVGIIETVMILSFTLSEIPTGALADLLGKKRALILAFFLEAVGSLIMAMAVNFQFLLVSVCIMCIGGALYSGTIDALVYDSLKEEGKEDIYDKKISHINTISLIVPALCGIIGGYMYKIHPTLPFYANTLGYLFGFAVSFFIVEPHIDTEKFSFTSFVKQSRQGLKELFKTGRVKNQTLLLLSIGFFMVISGEMLESFLAYDFGFDEIKLSYLTSTIFIVSALASLLTPVLRKTLRGNLFTIIFGLLIALTLLVSPLLGLITGGLTLTLRASLGGIFANHTSTAINNTTQSKYRATTLSTFNMLKNIPYVLTAYLIGSMTDAFSPRVISFYLGIVMLILIGLQFLPKKISGDYDKLTNNR, encoded by the coding sequence GTGATTAAAAGAAATATACCACTATCTTACTTACTCGCATTTTCCAAAACAACTTGGTTTTGGCTAGGCATATGGATTTTCTACTATTTAAATTTCACAAATTACGCAGGAGTAGGAATTATCGAAACTGTAATGATTCTCTCCTTTACCCTATCGGAAATCCCCACCGGGGCACTCGCCGATTTACTTGGAAAAAAACGAGCATTAATATTGGCGTTTTTTTTAGAAGCGGTTGGATCTTTAATAATGGCAATGGCAGTTAATTTTCAATTTTTATTAGTGTCGGTATGCATAATGTGCATCGGAGGAGCCCTCTACTCCGGAACTATCGATGCATTAGTTTACGATTCACTTAAAGAAGAAGGTAAGGAAGATATCTACGATAAAAAAATATCACACATCAACACAATTTCTTTGATCGTTCCCGCACTTTGTGGAATTATTGGTGGCTATATGTACAAGATTCATCCTACTCTACCTTTTTATGCAAACACCCTCGGTTACTTGTTTGGTTTCGCGGTTTCCTTTTTCATCGTAGAACCACATATTGATACTGAGAAATTTTCATTTACGAGTTTTGTTAAACAAAGTCGTCAGGGTTTAAAAGAATTATTCAAAACAGGACGTGTCAAAAACCAAACCTTATTGTTATTATCGATTGGTTTTTTCATGGTAATTTCCGGTGAAATGCTTGAAAGTTTTTTGGCATATGATTTTGGATTCGATGAAATTAAATTAAGCTATCTCACATCTACCATTTTTATTGTTTCCGCACTCGCCTCTTTGTTAACGCCTGTTCTTAGAAAAACATTAAGAGGAAATCTTTTTACGATCATATTTGGACTTCTGATCGCGTTAACTTTGTTGGTTTCACCGTTACTGGGATTAATAACGGGTGGATTGACACTTACTTTGCGAGCTTCACTTGGCGGTATTTTTGCAAACCATACCTCGACCGCGATAAATAATACCACTCAGTCAAAATATCGTGCAACAACTCTCTCCACCTTCAATATGCTTAAAAATATTCCTTATGTATTAACTGCTTACCTAATTGGCTCGATGACTGACGCTTTCTCACCGAGAGTTATTTCTTTTTATCTTGGAATTGTAATGTTAATTTTAATCGGTCTTCAATTTCTACCCAAGAAGATCTCAGGCGATTACGATAAACTTACAAATAACCGCTGA